ATGATATAAGTAGGATTGGCATGTAGGCATCAAACTTGacaggattatttttattttctaatctCTGATGCATCCCCATATTATGCCTAAGTCTCCACGGACAAAACATTGATCAACCATGAGACACTTCATACTAATcccttaaaatattttgttgtgtacGTCTCGATATGAGTCCAGTAACGTTTATATTCAGAATATTTCAGAACAGCTCTCCTCATAACTTGAATATACCAAATTGCGCTTCACAGTTAGAACTGCGTATTACCATCTCGCCCTTGCATTCCTATATTAGAAGCACGTGCGTATCTTGGCGACCTCATTACTCTTGCGATAGACAATATGATtgctatttacatttatataatatattaattcattGACTGTCGTCTCGCTAAAAACCGTAAAAGCTACACTCATTGTGAGATGCAATATTTTAGGTGTCTGATAATTTTGCaaagttacaattaaatttgtttgaacTCATGTGGTGTGCTTTAAAGAATATTTCATCTGCTCATCCATAGTGACATGACAGGGGAGAATAAAGAAAAGGGTGTTTGCGTGTCTGGCACTAAACATGGTATATGTTTAGTGGGCAATatgcatagaaaaaaaaaattatttgcttGCCGCGtaatagaaagaaaataatagatacATTAATTTTGTGCTCACCCTTTACTAGTTTTACCACGGggcaaaactaattttatttgatacctCTTAATGGGTATGTTAGACCCTATCTATGaagcaataatattacaatatctataaattgaatttttgatGTTACATCATTGacatataaaaactctttttttaatattttaatgtctcACATCAAAATACGCATAGGGTGGACGGCTTCAACTGTGGAAGTTAACAAATATCCTACTATCACAACAAATAATTACCGAGAACAGATATTTTTGCAACAGcaaaaaaacaaccaaacaaaaaataatattggtcGTTTCCTAGTATTTTGGGAGAATCTGTTGATTGCAATCAAAACAATTAGTCAGCAGTGTTGTCGCAGTTTTGTGTGTAATGTCAGTCGTCAACATCGTGATACCTATTCCACTTGAAATATGATTCCCCTATAAATATATACACGTACGTGTTTCCCATTAAAAATCCcaattgacaaaacaaaaacacatggTTTCCTAATGACATTTTTATCTCGTTACGCTTCGGGATATCTATTTGACTTATTTTCGCAAGCCTATCAAACCAGATccgaaaaattaaaaagtaccaCTAATTtctaatgtattatttatttacgcctAAGCCGCGGActtcattttatgaaaaaaaggaattattattttcttttatgattgCAAGCGCgtttatttaaacattcattAGTTATATAGGTCTAGTTGGTTGTTCTATTCTTTACGATGATATTTACCACATGGCTCATATAAGTCAATTTTCTTAAAAGTCTTCGGAACGACTTAAGAACATATGTGAAGTCATTTATAACGCATCTTTACACGTATATTTCATTGTGGCTACGCTTTCAATCAATGTAATTAGTTATTTCGTTGTTCCTATTCAAACTAAAGGTTTAGATACTGATTAGCTATAAGCATAAGTTCAAAGTATGCAGCGTTTAAACCAGATGTTGGCACCGCCAGCCACCGTCGGTTATCGACTGGACACATGTATATATAGAGGAGATAATTCACCAACACTGATAAACTCGCATCAGATTCTATACTCATTTATCTAAATTTCTATTGAGTGACACATATTCGGCAAGCATTTGTGACATGTTAATCATATTGCGTTGTAACTCGTTTGTTAATTTCCTGCGTAAatagctattattattttagatgttgttttaaagaaagggacaaagaactaaataaatcatattttcgtGTCAGTgttagtaaaacctttttgtgcGATAGTGACTTTAGTCTTCAAATAAAACGTTTCGTCATTATGCCCTAGGGAATTTACTcttgtcacaaacattcaaaccacATCAATCACACAAAGGATACCCGGTTACATGCGAGTACAGcgagaatcgaacccgcgatactcCGCGCTGTTTGTGGCCGTTAGAGTGagtatttaaaatgtgtttcttATCACAAAAACCTAGGTCAATGGCGCAAGAAAAAGTGGTGAGCGACTGTGATAGGTATATTTACCAACACAACTATTCCAGTATAAATAATGCGGCAATTAGTTTATtgtacataatacatatattataataaatacaccTAAGCGTAAAAAAGTTATCAGTAGATATGTTTACTCGAATTGGAAGTTCCGCGGTAATCTGCGCATCGCTCGGAAACGGAATTTACGTTTCTAGTCGAacaacatttgtttatttcaagagtttgttattcaaatttcGGGTTTcagtgtaaaatattaataaactaaagcaacaaataaaaataattctcgATATGAAACAGGTCAATAgaataacaaatgaatatcaATACAAATGAACTTAGTTACGTATGTAATGGCTATCGGTCCGCAGTAAAATCGGATGTCAGTGTAACGTGAGCAGGTTGTTCGAGTTAGCAGATGCTGGCCGTGCcagccaccgccgccgccgatAGCGCTGGCTAGACGTACTAACATGAcgcaacaacaaaaaaatcatctgCGTAAAACCTTGATAATTTTCCCCCGCACATTGTACTACACTCGTTGCGATTCTATTACGCATTATGCGTGTGTACTGTTAATTATGATTGTGGTTTATTTTAACAGCAATCCTTGCGGTAGTTATTCGTACAATTGTAATTCAAGGATTTCGTTgttggaaattaatatttttagatttataccTAGTATTTTTAAGTCTTGGTAGGGTACATCAAATAGGTAAGACATAATtagcataatattatattataatactatgCTAGACTTtagttaacatttatttttacacagaAATAGGAACAATAAcctaaataggttttattttctgtatatAACTCGTTGGTAAAACGCTAAGTATATATTTATGACAATGGATATCGTAACGGAAAAAATAGTGATAACAATCCTTGAATGGATTCGAAGGCAATGCCTGAATGAACGCATTTATGTCCTGTCCGAGTGCATTGTCAAGAGATAGCAagtactatttaaaaataaagtgtaaagTCTAAATTTAAGAGTCGTTGTTATGGCACGGGAAGTTCAATCGAAGGTTGAACGCAACTGTGTTTCGGTTAAACTGGGGGTTTCGGTTGTAGTACCGGTCGTGGGTGCCGGCTAAACAGCCGCCGGCAACGCTAGCTCTGCGTGATATTTGCACTCGAGTTACGCGGGAATTATACCGAATTCCGTTATCAGGAACATCATTAATcaactgaattatttttaaataagctctgttttttgtaaattattttatttatgtctatgGACAATTATTTCGTAAAAAGTTCACCGATCACTAATTAATTAgtttgaactttatttaaattaaaattctcaacaggTTAACTACTGAAGGTTTTGACACTGGCaggatgaaataaaaaccatcGGTGTAGTCAGTAAGTTGTTGGAAAGATTTCATttgtaataaatcataatatactatttaatattgttgttataatacttgggtaaaaGAACTGTCGGGCAAGGCGGGCAAACAAGCGATAACAACATAAAATGAGAGATCGCAGTCTCAATTATGTTAATAAACGGCtctattaattgatattttctgAGTATTATCTCCTTAACTGCACTATATTAATATGTAGACGAAAACAATGCAAGTACCTATGTTACATTGTGTAGGTATCGAGATTGTTTTTGCCACAAAGTGTTactctattatttatttacacacgGTGTACATAATCatgttgatatatttttttatgtagtcCCAGTCGATGTTGGATGGTGAGGGACATGTGCGAGCGCGGATCCGCCGATAATCGGCGATCGTCGTTATCGCGCGTCCGTCGCGCTGTCCGCCGCACCAGCTCGACCACACTCATTCCGAACCCGGGACGCAGCACAGCCGCCTGCCTCTCGACACTCACTCGATATTCAAGCTCTGACAGTACTGTCCCAACTCTCAGTGCTTGGTGAAATACTTGTGTGAAACTGGAGACGCTATACGTTACAATAAAACTGTAAGTTACTTTTACaacttttcattcataattcTCTTTCAGCACGTATTTAACAATGTTGCATTTATTGGCTTCCAGGTCAACATGTATTGTGACGGCTCCGGACCGCTTCTGGAGGATGCCCTCCTAAACGACCAGCTTCTCTTCGAGTACTCACCTGCGGAAAGTCTCATAAACTTCGAGCTTCCACCCTTGGATTCAGATGGAGATTGGCAACTCAGTGACTTAGATCTAAATTGTGACAGTTTTGTTAATGGTGTTAGTGACTTAAACAAAATCGATTCTAATATCCTGGATGGACCATCTGCTTTCGATTTTGCGGATCTTGATAAAAGCATAATAGATGAATATCTTCTAGAAGCTTTGAGTAGTGACCTATCTAATGACTCACCACATTCGCCACAATCGAGTGCTGACTCGTCATTTAGTGCTGAATCTGTATGTGCGCTTGAAACTCATGACTATGCAGCGGTGGACAAAAATTGGCCGAACAAAACTCGACGGTACGAGAAGACCGATGTGAAGGTCCGTTCGTATGGCGAACCTAAGTTTTGCCCGGAGCTCGGCGCGTTTCGTTGTCCAGTGGAGGACTGCGGCAAGCCATACGCGAAAGCTTCTCACTTACGCGCTCACCTGCGGCGTCACAGTGGCGAGAAGCCGTACCGGTGCACGTGGGGAGGGTGCTCGTGGCGGTTCGCACGCTCGGACGAGCTGGCGCGGCACCGCCGCAGCCACTCGGGCGACAAGCCGTACCGCTGCAGCGACTGCGGCAAGCGGTTCGCGCGCTCCGACCACCTGAGGAAGCACGGGCGCGTGCACGCGCGACGCGCCGCCGCtgcagccgccgccgcgcgccgcgccgccgcagcGCCTCACGCACACCGGAGGTCTACTCGGGGAATTATGCTTTTGTGATTTCATCTTATGTAGGACTACTAAGCTGAGACTTTAAACGCCAATGAGTTacgtgtattaattttatagttatttgaaataagtatttttttttaattagattaaacAAGTTTATTGTAGGTTTCCTAGAGggatgatgtatttatttattctcgaAGAATAAATAGGTAATTTGCGGTCTATGACTGCAGAAAGCTTATAAAAGTAATTAGGTCTAAGAAAActaatatgtttaattataaattacatgaACCTTATCCATAATAATGTTAGATACTAAagaaagttatgttttatttgtactgtacttacataaataagtagatagttaaaaataagaagaaaaattgCGTGTTCggaaattgaaaatgttacaaattaaaagaaagctaacaaatatttcgtttcatattttatcTGAAACGACTAATCTGCCATATTTACTGAAGGTCTAACGTTTGTCCGTAAgaaccaggctatatctcatgaatcaTTATAGCTAAAGCGTTGAAAATTACACAGAAATACAGATAGAggcgacaaataaatttgtggacCCTGacttgtctttatttttccaCAATTGATTTTATGATGAATGTGTTAAAACTAAATGGGACTATCTACTCCTTATATATGATGAAGATGAATAAACGAGTCATAGAACCTACTAAAAGAAATGAAAGTATAAGAATTTTGCCAAATATAAAATACCGAAAATATCTTTATATAGTATTTTCTCTATCCATAGTTCTACATACTATGCATATAGTAcagtattttaaagttaattgcTAATTTAAACATAGTTCCTAATTTTCACAGATGGAGCCACTAAAACAGCAGTAAATAGAAACGTATGATCGgaaaaaaagagatttttcgAAACAATTATAATCAATGAGTTGCTGTTGTGCTATTTGTcagcaaaattaatttacacttattatatttacaagacATTGGACACAAATTCCTACATATACCAGATAATATTGTTACTTTGCGTTACATTACTTTTGATGCTGACTGTACCAACTACACTGAATGAATAAACTCAATAAAGGATCTTACTGTTGTCCGTACGTAGTAGAAGTTTAGGAGGGTGTTTTATATTAGATCAATCAATCAAGATCAATTGAAGTTGTGATAGacagatttatttaacaagGAGATGAGAGCTCTTTAAAGGTTTAGGATAAGACTCCGGACAATGtcttcaataaaattacttgtatGGTGAGGAAATGTTGAATGTAGTGCATTGTAGTATTTCCTATGCGTGACGTCacatttgtgtaaaaataatttgcaaagtCGTTGCGACACAAACCTCTACTCCTGAACTTTTAAGCAGatgaatattttgattgttCACGTCAAATAAGAAACagatgtcatatttttttaactatctaaagaacaaaaaatactgcCCTGTAGTCCCTATTTCCTCCAATCCTTTGTGTCTAATGactatgataataattatcgtCATATCAATTATAATTGATACATTTTGCTAACAAAGGTTTAACAGACTTGAATCAGCTACTTTTTTGAGCAGAAACTTCTGTTCATATTCTCAAAATCACCAGCGGTCAAAAACCAGTGCCTGGTCAACTAATCGATCAATCAccctatttactatttatacttTGTAAGTCTATATTTTTACCAATTATAGAGGTTAGATACAGGCACACATGAGAATGAAAGCATTCagttattttacatttgcatTTCCACATATACAAAAGCCTAATACTCAGTATCTTCAGGCCAAAAGGTCGTCTAAATCATGACCTGTTGCCATGTAAACATTATCCTTTGTCTCCGAATGAAAACAGTCACAGAGTTTAACGCTTTGTAAACGATTATTGCTTTTACAAAGTTGCTTTACGTGCCtatgaaataaacataacaagTTGAGTTTCATAACGGGTATTAGTTAGTTATAATACAAcctcaaaccaaaaaaatacatagttatGGTCTTTCAGATCtgcaaatgttttttgtaaccTTTGTTAGTCACTAATGCTTGGCGAATATGTAACAGAATAGATTTGTGACACTGACCATTTATTATGCAGGGCATTACGGTCAGTAGGTACAGACTGTTATAAACTAAAGAGGACCAACATGAAAAAATCTTTGGCCATGGTGCTATGACCACTCCAGTTAGACTAATTCAGACATCGCCAATCTGCTCGCGATCACGGCCAGCACAACCACGTTGAAACTTTAAGGAAAACACctgttttatattcatttcctgttgttttaaattactgccaatttttttatacacaataCCTCTTCAGATTGATCGTATTTACGTTTATTCGATTACGGATTATTTATCAGCCAGTGCCTAAGTGAAAATACAAgaaagtaatagaaaaaaatgtatcatcTTTGATCAAAGACCAGCAAAACTAGGATGTCGAATCTTTGAAATCTTTTCATCGGGATTTGTACTCGTGTTACGTTGttagtaacaaaaaaagaaagtttaacGAATTCAAAAAGGCCGCCAAAAACcgtattaatttgtattctgCTGACAAATGTACTCTTATGTAAATTCGCTTACTGATTGTCGTAATATGGTAGAGAATCCTCAGTACACGATAATTACTTGCAACGGCCTATTATTTAAggtataattttacattttactgacgaacaaaaactttaagttactttaacgtttttattattaaataaatacattaacttgtttcttttaatttaattgtattccgattgtttttattaatctgATATTTAGCACTCATTAATGCACTTCTAAAACTTTTACGCAAAACCCAACGAAAGTGTTACTATTTATATGAAGCTGTTGTGAGCGTAAAACCATCGTTTCAAAGCCAGCCACTAAATTCACCAAAACGACGTTTTGTCTATTCTTGACAGTGGTTGTCTTTGTTATAATACGACCAAGTTCAGGAGTCTCCC
This portion of the Trichoplusia ni isolate ovarian cell line Hi5 chromosome 19, tn1, whole genome shotgun sequence genome encodes:
- the LOC113503299 gene encoding Krueppel-like factor 6 codes for the protein MYCDGSGPLLEDALLNDQLLFEYSPAESLINFELPPLDSDGDWQLSDLDLNCDSFVNGVSDLNKIDSNILDGPSAFDFADLDKSIIDEYLLEALSSDLSNDSPHSPQSSADSSFSAESVCALETHDYAAVDKNWPNKTRRYEKTDVKVRSYGEPKFCPELGAFRCPVEDCGKPYAKASHLRAHLRRHSGEKPYRCTWGGCSWRFARSDELARHRRSHSGDKPYRCSDCGKRFARSDHLRKHGRVHARRAAAAAAAARRAAAAPHAHRRSTRGIMLL